AGAACCTGCTCGGCGCGTGGCCCGGCACTCCGAACTATGAACCGAAGTGGCTGCCCGGCTCGGCCATCCGCGCCGATGCCACGCCGGAGTATCTCGGCGTGGGCTACATCATCGGCCCGCGCGTCGCAGGCGTGCTCATTGCGGGAGGCGTCTTCTCCTGGCTGGTCGTCATGCCGATGATCCACTTCTTCGGCGTGCACGTACCTGGTGCGGTCTACCCCGGCACCGTGCCCATCGCGCAGATGTCCCCGTCCGATCTGTGGAGCACCTACGTGCGCCCCATGGGCGCGGGAGCCGTCGCCGCAAGCGGCCTCATCACCCTGCTCAAGACCACGCCAACCATCTTTGGTGCGTTGCGGGGCACGCTCACCGCGGGCGCAAAGACCATCAGCAAGAATGTGACGGCGAAGCGCACCGAGCACGACCTGCCCATGGGCGTGGTCATCGGCGGAAGTCTGCTGCTCGTCCTGCTGATGTTCCTCTTCCTCACGCTCAAGCCCGTACCCGGCGCGCAGGTGGGCTGGCTCGCGAACCTCGCCGCTTCGCTGCTGGTCGTCCTCTTCGGATTTCTCTTCGTCACCGTCTCCTCGCGCATCGTCGGCCTCATCGGCAGCTCGGCGAACCCCATCTCCGGCATGACCATCGCCACGCTGATGGCCACGGCCGCCATCTTCCTCGTCAAAGGCTGGACCGCTCCCGCCTTCGGTGCGCTCGCCATCACCATCGGCGGCACGGTCTGCATCGCCGCGGCCAATGCGGGCGATACCTCGCAGGATCTCAAGACCGGCTTCCTCGTCGGCGCAACGCCGTGGAAGCAGCAGCTCGCGGTGATGATCGGCGTCGGCGTCTCCGTCTTCTCCATCGGTCTCACCCTCAACGCCATGAACAAGGGCCTCGAAACCTTCAAGCCGATGAAGGCGCCCATCGCACTCAGCCTCTCCGCGCTGCCCTCCGGCGTGCAGATCCAGCAACAGCACTTCGCGCGCCCGCGCATCGAACTCACCGAACCCGGCAAGCCAAATCACTTCGTCGACAGCTCGCAGTACGTGCTGCTCAACGCGCTCGGCTCGCCGACACTTGCCGACGGCAAGTACCTCTACAACCCCTCCAGCGGCAACATCGAAGTGCAGTGGTCGCAGGGTATCGGCAGCGAGAAAGCCGCAGCACCGCAGGGGAGATTGATGGCCACCGTCATCAACGGCATCCTCTCGCGCAAGCTGCCCTGGGGACTCGTCCTGCTCGGCGTCTTCCTGGTCATCGCCGTCGAACTGCTCGGCATCCGGTCGTTATCCTTCGCCGTGGGAGCCTATCTCTCCATCGGCACCACGCTCGCCATCTTCGTCGGCGGCATCATGCGCTGGATGGTCGATCGCGCCGTAGCCAAAGCCGGCGGGGATGCCTCCGAGACCGAGAGCGAAGTCTCGCCCGGCTCGCTCTACGCCAGCGGACTCATCGCCGCCGGCGGCATCATGGGCCTCTGCGGCGTTTGCCTCAAGCTCTACGAGGCCGCGCGCGGCACCGAAGTCCATCTCTGGTTCGCACCCGGCTCCGGCCCGTACAACATTCTCAGCCATCAGCCTGTTTCCGTTGCGATGTTCGCGCTGCTCGCCTTCTCGCTCTACTACTTCGCCCGCAAGCCGCTGAAGTAGGCCGTATCGCCCGGGCGCGGGACGCGTTTGTCTCGCGCAACGGAGGGATCTGCGGTTTGCCCGCACCGGCAGGCAATCGGGTGCCCCACGTCTCGCGTCCGAGACGTGGGAAACTCTGTCGGATGCAGAGACACCCCATCCCCTGAACCCTGCCCTTATTTGCAACCATTACAGCTACAAATCTGCGCAGGTGACCAAAGGACATGCAACCTCTGGTGCCGCTTTTCGCGCATTGTCCCATTGCGAAGCAGAAATTTTCCATGCTAATGTGGCCGGCACATTCACGCGCCGGTCCCGCGACCCGCTCTGTGTCCTGCTCCCATCCTTGCCCCGCGGCTCTGGCTACTTGCTGTCACAATTCCGAACCCAAGGACCCCCCGCCATGAGCGTATTCCGCTTCAGAATCGCGCTGCCCGCCGCGCTTCGCTGCTCCTGCCCGCGTATTGCTCTGTTCCTCGCCGCCGCCCTGCTGCCCGCAGCCGGCGCCCACGCGCAGTACCTCTCCACGCACCATGTCCGCGACGCCGTCCGCACCGGCTCTGCCCAGTACGTCGGCCACCTGCCCTCCTCGCAGACCCTCTCGCTCGACATCGTGCTGCCGCTCAGCGATGAATCCGCTCTCGAAAGCTTTCTCGAAGATCTCTACACCCCCTCCTCCTCGAGCTACCACCACTACCTCACTCCGGCCCAGTTCACCGAGCGCTTCGGCCCCTCACAGGCCGACTACGACGCCGTCGTAACGTTCGCGAAATCGAACGGTCTTACCGTCACAGGCGGCTCCATCGGGAGCATGGATGTGCAGGTGAAGGGCACCGTCTCGGCCATCGAATCCGCCTTCCACATCACCCTCAACACCTACCAGCACCCGACCGAGAGTCGCACCTTCTACGCGCCTGACCGCGAGCCCACCACCAGCCTCAACTTCTCGCTCTGGCACATCTCCGGCCTCGATAATTACTCCCTCCCCCATCCGCTCTACGTCAGCCGCACCCAGACGGCCGCCGCGCGCGGCGTCGACGCGAAGACGCTCGTTACCCACGCCACGACCGGCTCCGGCCCATCGTCCTCCTTCCTCGGCTCTGACATGCGCGCCGCCTACTACGGCGGCACCGCGCTCACCGGCTCCGGCCAGAACCTCGGCCTCTTCGAATACGAAGGCACCGACCTCGCCGACCTCACCACCTACTACAAGAACGTCGGCCAGACCAACTCCGTGCCCATCACCCTGCTCTCCACCGACGGCACCTCCACCTCCTGCGTCTACAGCCGCGCCGGCGGCGACTGCGACGACACCGAACAGACCCTTGACATGACCCAGGCCCTCGGCATGGCGCCGGGCCTCGCCTCGCTGGTCATGTACATCGGCTCCACCGACACCGCCATCCTCGGCGCCATGACCACCCACAGCCCGCTGCCCACCACCATCGGCTGCTCCTGGGGATGGACACCCGCCGACCCCACCACGCTGAATCCGTATTTCGAGAAGATGGCCGCACAGGGGCAGAGCTTCTTCGCCGCCTCCGGTGACGATTCCACCTGGTCCAGCCGCAACGAGGCCTGGCCCGCCGACGCCGCCTACGTGATCTCCGTCGGCGGCACCGATCTCACCACCAGCAAAGCCGCCGGTCCATGGGCCTCCGAGACAGCATGGTCTGACTCCGGTGGCGGCATCTCGCCTGACAAGATCGCCATCCCCTCGTGGCAAAAACTCACCGGCGTCATCACCTCAACGAATAAAGGCTCGACCACCTATCGCAACGGTCCTGACGTCTCCGCCAACGCCAACTTCACCTTCTACACCTGCGCCGACCAGACCACCTGCCTGGCCAACGAGTACGGAGGCACCAGCTTCGCCGCACCGATGTGGGCCGGCTTCATCGCCCTCTCCAACCAGCAGGCAACCGCCAACGGACAGTCCTACGCTGGCTTCCTCGATCCCACTATCTACCCCGACAACCTCACGTCCACTTACTCCACCAACTTCCACGACATCACCAGCGGCAAATCCGGCAGCTACTCCGCCGTGACCGGCTATGACCTGGTCACCGGCTGGGGCAGCCCGAAGGCCGCGCTCATCACCACCCTTGCCCCGTAAGCATTTCTCCTGAGCTGCAAACCACTTCCCCCAGCCGCCGCCAAAAACAGAACGGCCTGATCCGCGCAACTCCTGGCAGATCAGGCTGTTTTGCTCTCACCTCGGCATTTGTAACGGTATCGATTGCATATAGGCTTCTTCCCGGATATGCGCTCGGCCCAACAGATCGCCACGCAACATGACAAATCGTTCATCTATGCAAATACTCGGCCCGGCGCAAAAAATCAGGTGCGGCAGGCCGCATTTGAGACGCATCGCAGCCTTCTCCATTACACTCAAATGGCGTTATTGCCAGTTGGAGGAGGGATTTATGTCTCGTTGGAAGTGGCTCACTTTCTCAGCTCTCAGTGCTGCGCTGGTATGCAGTGCGCCTAAAGTATCGACAGCCCAGGTTGTCGTGAACATTGGCCCCGCGCCAGTCTGCCCCTACGGATATTTCGACTACGCCCCATACAATTGCGCCCCTTATGGCTACTATGGGCCTGACTGGTTCTCCGGCGGCATCTTTATCGGAGCCGGCCC
The Silvibacterium dinghuense DNA segment above includes these coding regions:
- a CDS encoding OPT family oligopeptide transporter — translated: MSAQPDFQPFVPATETRREFTVRAVLLGAIFGILFGAVTVYVGLRAGLTVAASIPISVLSISVLRALGKASILENNIVQTTGNAGQSIAAGVIFTLPALIFLGFDLEYTRIFILALLGGWLGVLFMIPLRRQLIVEEHGNLTYPEGTACADVLIAGEKGGSFASRVFFGLGLGALYTLFQNENLLGAWPGTPNYEPKWLPGSAIRADATPEYLGVGYIIGPRVAGVLIAGGVFSWLVVMPMIHFFGVHVPGAVYPGTVPIAQMSPSDLWSTYVRPMGAGAVAASGLITLLKTTPTIFGALRGTLTAGAKTISKNVTAKRTEHDLPMGVVIGGSLLLVLLMFLFLTLKPVPGAQVGWLANLAASLLVVLFGFLFVTVSSRIVGLIGSSANPISGMTIATLMATAAIFLVKGWTAPAFGALAITIGGTVCIAAANAGDTSQDLKTGFLVGATPWKQQLAVMIGVGVSVFSIGLTLNAMNKGLETFKPMKAPIALSLSALPSGVQIQQQHFARPRIELTEPGKPNHFVDSSQYVLLNALGSPTLADGKYLYNPSSGNIEVQWSQGIGSEKAAAPQGRLMATVINGILSRKLPWGLVLLGVFLVIAVELLGIRSLSFAVGAYLSIGTTLAIFVGGIMRWMVDRAVAKAGGDASETESEVSPGSLYASGLIAAGGIMGLCGVCLKLYEAARGTEVHLWFAPGSGPYNILSHQPVSVAMFALLAFSLYYFARKPLK
- a CDS encoding S53 family peptidase, with the translated sequence MSVFRFRIALPAALRCSCPRIALFLAAALLPAAGAHAQYLSTHHVRDAVRTGSAQYVGHLPSSQTLSLDIVLPLSDESALESFLEDLYTPSSSSYHHYLTPAQFTERFGPSQADYDAVVTFAKSNGLTVTGGSIGSMDVQVKGTVSAIESAFHITLNTYQHPTESRTFYAPDREPTTSLNFSLWHISGLDNYSLPHPLYVSRTQTAAARGVDAKTLVTHATTGSGPSSSFLGSDMRAAYYGGTALTGSGQNLGLFEYEGTDLADLTTYYKNVGQTNSVPITLLSTDGTSTSCVYSRAGGDCDDTEQTLDMTQALGMAPGLASLVMYIGSTDTAILGAMTTHSPLPTTIGCSWGWTPADPTTLNPYFEKMAAQGQSFFAASGDDSTWSSRNEAWPADAAYVISVGGTDLTTSKAAGPWASETAWSDSGGGISPDKIAIPSWQKLTGVITSTNKGSTTYRNGPDVSANANFTFYTCADQTTCLANEYGGTSFAAPMWAGFIALSNQQATANGQSYAGFLDPTIYPDNLTSTYSTNFHDITSGKSGSYSAVTGYDLVTGWGSPKAALITTLAP